One Primulina eburnea isolate SZY01 chromosome 4, ASM2296580v1, whole genome shotgun sequence genomic window, CGACTTGAGGAGGATCATCCCCAAACAGGCAAGCGATCAAAGGGTCGTTCTCGTACAAACTGTCTTCGTGTAAGATCGATTCATCGGACGAGCATTTCTCACCCCCAAACAGGCAAGCGATCAGAGGGTCGTTTTCGTACAAACATTTTTCGTGTAAGATCGATTCATCGGACGAACAATTTTCATGTGGAGAAAACGGGTTTTCTTCTAAGCTTCCGGTGCATTCTGGGGATTTATTTTTGGCTGGTTTCGGGAAATTATCTGATTCATTGGACGGGGAATTTGTAGTTTCGTTGGTGTTTGGCTGTTGGACTAGGGGTTCATGTGTGACAGGATCAATTCCCATTTTCAGTAACTTTTTCTTGATATGGGTGTTCCAATGGTTTTTAATCTCATTATCAGTCCTACCTGGCAATCTTGCTGCAATTTTGGACCACCTGATTTAGAAATTTTAGGCTAGCGTTAGTGCGTCACAATACTCATAATTCTAACGATATGGGCTGGTGAACatagtctaaatttttttaaaaattaagttAAATATTTGATCTGCAAAAACAACTATTGCACAAGATTGAaccccaaaaaaaaattattgagatTTTACTATTATTTCATGAAGTTTTAATAAATTGATTATATAAATCTTATTGTATTTGTGGCAAGACTCCATTTTTAATTATGTCACTCACTGTACTAAAAAATTCTCAACAGTGTAAAGAATGGTTTTAATGTCTAAAGCCTCTTGGCATCGGTGTGGTACCTTTATTCCCAAGGGGGCCATTAGATTTTTTGGGTTTGATACGACACAACCTATCTGTCAAAATCAGACACAGCCATATCAAAAAACCAAAAAACAAATTGTTCGGAAACCATTATTTTATCTTAGTGTTTTTAAGAGCTTATATATAGAGTGTTGGTAACGTTTCCTCCCCTTGAATGGATATTGAGGTGCCACCTACAATGTACAAAGCTTTCGGGGATACTTTGACTATAAAACTATAGACGccttatttttattgtaggaAAAAAAATAGATATAATACAAGACTAATGAATTTTACGTTTTTTaaaacttatttttattttatttttgggaaaatatatatatatatatatatatatatatatatatatatatatatatataattttgatgttTGAATACAAAGACTaatgaattttaattttaatattaatatatagaTTCATATATACTATTTTTTATGATGACTTCTTTAATTTATTCAACATCGTCgtttatttgaataaaatacttctcaaaaaaaaaaaattaataattcgcTTTGGATGTACGTATAATGAGAGATAATTAACTTATAATTATCCTAATATTTAGTATCATATATAGTTTATTAAAACGATAAAAACattcaatatttattaattttttgatttttgatcaacattaaatatataaatcaaaGTTAACCGCATTTGGTCTCTTCCTACGTAAGGACTTTGAATGTATTAGGAAAAACATGTACGTACAAGGCTTAACATACCAAAAATCAAAGAGAGATCGAGCAATGTTCTGAATATACCTGTTGCCGAGCCGCGCGTGAAGATCAATGACCAACTGCTCCTCTGCCGGAGTGAGAAGGCCTCTCTTCAAGTCAGGGCGGAGATAATTCGTCCAACGGAGGCGACAACTCTTTCCACAGCGGCGGAGGCCCGCCAGTTTGGGGACTGCCCGCCAGCAGCATTGGCCTTTTGTCAGGATAAAATTAATAAGTTTATTATCTTCCTCCGCCGTCCACGGCCCTTTCTTCACCCCAGCTTTGTCGCAACACGGTTGTCTTCCCAtctcctccaccaccaccacaaataaataaataaaaatgtaaatatatttataaacttTGGTAGAACTCAAAAGTCCCCTTTACCCACCTTTATATACCCCCAAGCTAAGGCATAAAACGTATCCATTACtttcttctttaatttcaaaaaaataaaaataaaataaaaaaatttgtgtgcaTGTGTTATTATATACGTATGGCCCACCGAAAGGCACTGATGAACTGCAAGCATGGTTTTAGATGTTATTATTGGAGCAACTCCACATGGGTAAACCAAAGACAAAGCTACAATGAATTTCAAGCACTGCCGTTTAATGTTAGCTTTCGGACCCAAAAATTTATATTACAATAttcacaaaaacttatatgagacggtctcacggatcgtgttttgtgagacagatctattatttgagccatcatgaaaaagtattactttttatgttaacagtattacttttattatgaatatgggtagggttgacccgtcttacagataaagattcatgagattgtctcacagataaatatttactatacaatattttgtttttgttttttaaataattcttgaaaatgagaatattgattttttttaagttgTGATTTTGAAACATTATAAATCTAAATGTGAGAATACGACGAAGTTGTAAGAAATAtatcaaatttaaaaattagtGTACAATTTTTAAGTCGAACTCACAAATAAAGgaaattctgaaatttttttGAAGATCCCGAAAATATTTGGGTCTAAACCAAATACGCAAGGATAACCTTTTTGATTGCTGCGTGACTCAAGGACTCCGTCATCACTAACGTCACCACCCGTTTGCTTGGATCCGTTTTATGGGgagcttcatcatttcctccTGTCTGCTCACAGGATGGATCactaaattcaaataaaataaaaattggagAAAAAGGAAATAATCGAGTTTTCAATTTagttgaaaataaattttataactATGTATGTGTAAGGTTGTATTTATCGACTAAatactttattatatattaaagaGTACATGTTTTATGGAAGTAAATATTTATGTAATTTCTTTGTTTTCGTTTACTTGAAATTCCAACAATACTGACTACAGTGGACATTGGTTGGATTTTTCGGATTTCGATTAGTTAGGGTCGGGTTTGGTTAGTGTTTTTGCTACTCGAATCTGACCAGACTCTGGTGACTACCAGACTGATCGGATAACGGATTGGTTTGAGTTCGGGTATGGTTATATTCGGATctcatatattttaaaaaatatatatttttaaaatgaaatgatAACCAAATAATCTTCTACTTCCTATTCCCAACATCTTTttgaacttaattttttttttatatattgaatacctaaaaatcataacatagGAAAAAACTAATCAATGAGTTTCACTACCCCAAActcaatttattattattagaataaaaaacttgtgtgagacggtctcacatgttgtattttgtgagagatatatcttatttgagtcatccattaatttttttatcatttataccttttttattgtgaatatcgatatagTTGAtctatctcacagataaaaattcttgagatcgtctcacaagagacctactctattaTTATCatccaaaatttgaaaaagttCCGAACTTTCTAATAACAAGAATaccaattaaaataaaatcaagatTATACCATAAATTTGGACCATTCCATTCAAGACCAACCCATATCTcatctttaaaaaatatttaaaaatcaggtTTTCAGATACCCGATCGGGTACTTAAGGAATGGATTTTGTATCCGAATCCGATCAGACCCAAGTGACCCGAAAAATGCACTCGGTCGAGTCGGGTACTCAATCGATTGCCCATTCCTCTAGTATAGACCATAAAATTTGTTAGTAGCATTAcccaatatttatttatttatacatttatctGATACAAAAATAGGACTTTCTTATTTTCAGTTAGTATATATAGAAGAAACCCAAAAAAATAATACACAGCAATTTTACTGATAAACTAGTTGCTATctttatttcattttataaaataCAAGTTAAGATCTTTCCACTTTTAATTACTATCCATAAGTTTTGAAATACGGAAacgatttgatttgaaaacatattTTTCGTTGTTACATAAGTTAAtctaaaatgataattttgttGGTATTTACATATCTTTCTTTCAGGACATTGTAAATGATTGATATTATTGCAAAGAAAAATCcgatcttttaaaaaaatctcgagcaataataaataaaatcgaAGCAAAAATATGTTTGCATAAAAAACCACATCTATGGATCGCCTGGTGTCCTCACGAAATCTATTTGATGCTCAACTCATATTATATCATGAATTAAAAAACCatgtataaataataatattttgtttaaattataacatattttctgtacaaattagctaatatattttaatttgcaATTGTACCTGTCCAATATATATAGGTGTAAAATCTTGGCCGATATGAAACTACTTATTTACAAAACTATTGATTTACACAGTAATACAACTCACATCTTTTAAATAgtatagagtaggtctcttatgagacggtctcacgaatctttatctgtcagacggtctcacgaatctttatctgtgagacgagtcaaccataccgatattcataataaaaaataataatcttatcataaaaaataatactttttcatgggtgatccaaataagatatccgtctcacaaaatacgaccctttaactgtctcacacaaggtTTTGCCAACAGTATAATAATGCAACATGTCGATCACTCATGTATAAAAGTGTATAAAGAACTTTTAAATACTATGAAGCATATCTGCTTCAAAAGAATTTTTTTGCAATGAGCTTCCTTGAGACAAAATCACATGGTTAGTTTGATGCTATCTTGTGAGTTATATTCACAGGGTAGTTGGATGGCCCGGATTTAACATCATTTAAGATCTGAGTGTTAAAACAGGAAAATTGAAAAGTTCATCAGTTTTCATTTTTAGTTGTGTAAATTTTCAATTTACGGTTTTATTCATGTAGGTTGGTGCTTATTATCACATGCAGTCATTTTTCACTAAAGTGTTAACGTGGTGCCGCAAGTTGATGAAGTGATACCAGAAATTGATAAGATGACATCATAAATTACCGACGTTACATTAAACATGATGGTTCTCCACATTTGAAAGAATTTAGGTTATAAGATCAACCCTTGCGACATCAATATGGGGAACTCGTGTGTTTTTTCGATCGAATTTTTCAATATGTTAGTTTGATGTTACCATGTGGGATAGAATCCCTACGGTAGTTGGACGGCCAGATTTAACATCATTTGAGGTTTGATTACCAAAACACGCGAGTTTTTCacatttgaaagaatttgagtcaTCAAATCAACTACTAGGACAATTTGGGAACACAtatgttttatggattaatcaaattttcaaaatggTTAGTTCGaataggggtgttcatcggtcggttcggttcggttcggttttcggttttttttttcggttttttcggttttcggttttacaaatatataatccgatatccgaaccatttttcttcggttcggtttggttttctaccgaaatggttcggttatttcggtcggttatttcgattttgatacaattatttaaattaacaatataaagatattataaaatataatatgttatctttttaaatgattttttagtaaaatatttaaatataagtacaaatgaattacataaacaataatcaactaagtattattcaaaataattcttcattcattaatatcatctcaataaataatataaataaaaataatattattaatttaattaaatttcggtttttttcggacggttcggttttgacatttataatccgaaaccgaaccaaattaatttcggttttaacatttatatccgaattataaaattcggttttcggttcggtttagtgttcggttttttcgggttggattttcggttttttttggttttatccgaagtttaaCACCCCTAAGTTCGATGCTATCATATGACTAATAACTATAAGATAGTTGGACGACCCATATATAACATGAACGACATCATATTCAAGTACTACGAGTTGGACTTGTGACGCGCGATCATGATTGTATCTATATTTGAATGTCACAACTCACAAGTGACTAGGGAGACAACCTTCGACTTTACTTGAATAAATAAAACTGAGTGAAAtttgcttttaaaaaaaaaataataaaaatcaattcagtgaaacgaaaaaaaaaacttaatttttttttaaaaaaaggaaaagTTTTTGCCAGCTCTCATCCGGTTTTTTGCTGATTAGGACAATGATTAATAttctaatattaaattttttcacGTTGCGAATCATAATTGGCATGAAATCTTGTCTCCCGATTAAAACAAATATCGAGATTGTTCTATCAATTTCAATCAATTATTGAGGTTGCTAAATTATTTAGAGAACCGGCCGTGTCCTGGAAAACTTTTGTGTAATGAAATTTGTACAAGTTATTTGAAAAACATACTGTTAAGATTGTTAACCTGTATTTTGTGGTACGTGTCTTATGTAGAAGATTTATTTTAGTCGGATTGAACAAATTATGGACATTACATTGTTTTATCATTTGTGATTTGGACACAAATTGCAATAAATTATGTTATCGGAGCCTTAAAATGGTGGCAGCTAATAATTTCAACAATTTGGTCTTTGACTTTGAGCAACTAACTGGgttcaacttttttttttatttaaataatatataattatttttcatgcaaactcAAACTCGAGAACAATTTCATAAAGTTTATTTTACCGATCAGTACTGTTTGATTATTTTAATCTTAAATTCTAAGTGTATTGTTAAGTGTAATAATTGTCCATGTTTGGTAgaacgatcgaaccgtggtgcttgagctgctgtgcgatttaaaagacttgagttgcaccattaccactagctacatcttttggtaaagcggcaaacgCTCGATCCTATaattgatatcagagccaagatcacgggttcgattccgaTTGATTGCAAGGGGTGCAATTATTAGGAGAGATATTGttgggtacaataattgtctctgcttggtagagcgatcgaatcgtggtgcttgagctactgtgcggtttaaaaaatttgagttagACCATTATCTTtagctataacttttgataaaaCGACGAGCGCTCGCGTATATATTTATTACAGGCAGGAATATTGCCTTGCTAAATATTAAACGAAACTAGTGTGGTAAAATACAGCAGTGTCACTGAATTGAATCGACGTATATATTTGTTAAAGTTCGGTATAATTAGTCGTAAAGCATagtttatataataaaataataagaaaCAGATTAACATCAATAAAAATTTTGATTGTGTTAAAGGAAGATGGATTTGGTGGAAGAAATAATTTCCTGACGTGTAATAAAGCGTAGGTTTGACAAATCAATGGAAATAACGTATTAAAGATATCAAGCgactatataataataataatataaaaatatataaaaatcacaGGTGTAACCTGTAAGATGAAATGCGATAAGTTTAATGAGAATTATAGATTAGATTGTGGTAATTATGTATGAAATTCAACATTTCCAAATCGTATAGCTTAAATATTACATGTAGATCGCTATCGTTATCTTAATAGTGTTATTATTACATACCAACAATCTTTATCATAGTAATCGTATGTCTTGTAATCCATGTGAACTGAACACTTGATCTTgactctgatatcaattgtagAATCGATAATTTGACGCTTTATCaaacaattcaaatattttaaatcatataataacTCAAATATCATTGGTCGATCATTCTTCTATCGAGTTAATtataagtttccaacaataaGTTACAAAATATATAAAGAGGTGATGACAATTTATCGTAGTTAggtggaaaaataaatttttttgattCACCGactttttaacattttattttaatgtagTAACTTTAATATTTTTGGTTTTCAGTCTTATTTCATCGGAGCACTGACGTGACATCAGAAAatactaacatgaaattgaAAGATGCTAACGTTGTGTCAAAA contains:
- the LOC140828870 gene encoding MYB-like transcription factor ODO1; the encoded protein is MGRQPCCDKAGVKKGPWTAEEDNKLINFILTKGQCCWRAVPKLAGLRRCGKSCRLRWTNYLRPDLKRGLLTPAEEQLVIDLHARLGNRWSKIAARLPGRTDNEIKNHWNTHIKKKLLKMGIDPVTHEPLVQQPNTNETTNSPSNESDNFPKPAKNKSPECTGSLEENPFSPHENCSSDESILHEKCLYENDPLIACLFGGEKCSSDESILHEDSLYENDPLIACLFGDDPPQVEVPPEFPCLDEEVNNFCLQTWDDTCSWLLECQDFGVHDFGFDCFSDMETEKALGMGDQ